tttatctaataattaattaatcaaagaaaACCAATCGACGTGTTATGATATCTATATACGGTGTTAAGCGCGATTGTCGCGTTACTCGGAACCTCTTTGATCTTATATTTTATCGAAGATAGCCGATTCGATAGATCGCTTATTTTACAGGTATCAATTGTGTATACAAACACTTTAAGTAGATTTATATACGAAAGTGATAATGTAAATGGGTATCATtagttttatcatataaatattcatatgccacgattttattttgttgttgcaTAATTAACTTTTGCTCGAAAAGTAGGTACatacaaataagttaaaaaGGTCAAAAGTTTacgtcaataattataatacctatGCATATTAGGTTCACGCGTCAGCAGTAGGTTACAATTTAAATCAAGTTGCGTGATGCGTCCAAGCTTTACTGTTCGTGGGGTGATCTATGCTCTTAGCGCAGGCACTTCTTTATCGtagaacaatttaataatttctctcTCTACTATTAAAAAGCCCTATAGTATCGTGTTATAAGTAGATATAAATGgtgtctaattatttatgagTGTCTTAAGTATTTCGATAAGTTTATTATCACACAAGGCAATTGCCATTACTAATGCATTAACAGTTTTATCACAACatcataattgtttttaaatacaatagtcAGCTtctagttaaaataaaagtaagctaaattaaatttaagtaaagttaaattacattttactttacgtTGAAGgacaatatcatatttattcgaagtattatatatgaatgtataaattaaattcgaaattaaattttaatacttatataaaaagtgCAATCTTTCTTCACTTATGTTAACTTGTTTTGCGGGGTATGAGGTGTAAGAACTGTCTGCTTCGTAACTCTGGACCGGACTAATACTGAAAATTAATCCAATATCCATCCATTATCTAATTCCCTTTTTATCGGTCCGACTTAGTTTTGTAACCCAGGATCTACAAGCTTTAGGTATAGGCTAGTCACTAGTCCAACGAGGCAATTatgttattacataaacataacatgaaTCGTAAACTCTAGCACAATAAATGTCGCGTCGGCTTAAAGGCGTGGCGGCAAATCGTTGGATTTTCATTAAAGATATATGAGGTAAAGCAGGTTTGTAGCAAAAAAATGTAGTTGAATGTGCCATAGATCTAAAAGCGTCTCGAAATCGACCTTGAAATTGAGACCGTACCtatataattacattcaaaTTCCGTTGCCGATGTATTAaaattacctatattttttaaaaggcaAAGGTGACAGAGTCGTCTTCCTGACCTTAAGATAtcattggtttttatttaatatgtacatatttcatTCGATAAAGTCCATCTgtatgacattttattataaaattaaaacttccaAGACTTATAAAGTGTTTATAGTTAGTTACGAAATAATACCTAACTAAAAACTacgtaagtataatatattattgtacttatgttaatttaaaaaataatatgaaatcaaaaaactttaagattttttttatgattaatcctaattactaagaaactaaaattaatatttttttgtatacttattGGATTGTATTATgcgcatataatatttatacttatatatttttacagctcAACTGTTCcggtgaaattatttatttaaatcacgtTTCACTAATTTCAAACGTTCAAACTAAAATTTCTGGTTGCAGTTGGTTCATTTTGTGCTCAGAACGATATTAAGCATATAAAGTAAGTATTTAGTAAAGTAATTGTGCATTTGGAatattattcgaaaaaaaaacatcatataaaattaaacttatatatttattattaaaatactaaataaaatacaaatttaaaataattattaacaaaatcatcTGTTGTACAGATTCTATTTTACATAGAatagttaaaaatttaacagaatttacataatattttaaattgtatttgcacGAAAAGTGtgcgtaaataataataatttctttatatttatcacataaaAAGGAGTTTcaccattaaaaatataccttatatgaataaaagaaaaagtaggACTTAAAGTAGGTATTaagtatcaatttttatttgaatttagacatcttatatatatacgtttgaGTCCAAGagtagacattaaaaaaaatctccataacaattattaacatcATTCTTTCTtaaccatttattttttgttgtgacTAGCGAACCgcgttatataaaatcaaataagaaagaaaaatagaggcctttaaatttaaatattttttatgaaccaAATTATTTCTAAGATATCTCTACCtattatataattctacaaATGGATATTTTTAAACTCACTTATTTTCGAGCAGGATGTTTACCTTCTGTATCGTGTGCGAACTGTTAAAGTAGTTAAACTGTTATTGCATACATggattactatttttttgtataaaaatatgtccaaaatactcaaattattgtattttattaatacctgTATCTCATCATCAAATTGTTATCAAATCTTATTTTAGTTCGTTTCCTTGTTTATTGGTAATTAGATCAAAACCTACTGTTTCcgttttgcaaaaaaattacttcaatcgtaaaataataatgctcTTAAAATGCAATAATTCTTCTAATtagtaaaaagattttttcactactgctacatacatacataaaaataataaaatatttattcaaaattggtcgtaaacatttttgaaaGTTATAGcgaaatgaaaatgtataattaaaatgacagatattttgttatttttacattttgtttttggaaaaataatattcctatATTCTATCACatctaaaacttaaaaatattagtgaGAGTATTTTTACAGAGGAAATACTTAAAAggcatttatattttgttaatgttcCATGAAGTAAATGAATATCTAAGGCACTCAACAGAGATGGAGCTTTGTAACGACTATtacaattattcatataattctcTCAAACAGATTTGGTTCAAACGAACGAGAGGCACGGCCTTGATATATTTTCTGATAATAATGttgtaatgttttgttaatCGCTTTTAAATGTAGCAGTGGAATGTTACGTAAAATGccttagtttaattttatcccattaaaaatggaatgtttaattacaaaccgatataataacaaaaatgtgtttacttttaccatttaaaaatcacttaagaaagttataatatacatatatttaataatatacgtaattattccaaattttcatttaatgaataatttcataaaactcTTCGATTCTCCgttgtgttattaaaatttcgatATAGGTTTATAATCACTTTAAGATGTCGATTTatagtcaattaaaaaataaaaatatgtaagtttatgtataataacaCTTAAGCCGTTTTGTCATTTAGCGCAAATAGCTCCAGCTACATTGGCCTTTAAAAGattgtaatttacttttatttaatatcacatgttaagtaggtatattaaattCCTTTGCAACAAGTAGTTGAGCTAGAGATCGTCAAatcgtatatttataatgtatattatacttaggtaataaaattattcaacggTTACTGATTTAGCGAGATTTCTCGGACAATCTACATTGCATCCTCGCAAAACAGCTATATGATATGCTAATAATTGCATAGGAATGACCGTAAGAACACCTTGTAAACAATCTACGGTTTTCGGAACTTCAAGTACACGAGATGCGAGAGATGTAGTCTCCGTATCTCCTTCCTCGCAAACCACGATTGGCCGACCTTGACGTGCTGTTACTTGCTGCAATGCATTCATGCACTTCGTATAAACGGGGTCACGCATTACTATCATCATAACTGGCATAGAATCATCAATGAGAGCCAGTGGACCGTGCTTCAATTCTCCCGCCATAATGCCTTCACTGTGCATATATGTCAGCTCCTTTACTTTTAAGGCCCCTTCTAGACAAGTAGCAAAATTATATCCACGACCCATTATAAGTAATGATCGTTGCCGGTAAAGGTCTTCGGCCAGAGCTTTTACCTTCTCATCTAGTGCTAGTACCTGTCGAATTTTAGAGTCTAATTCATGCAGACCTTCGATAATATCGGCCCTTCGCTTTTGAAGTGAAATACGATCTTCGCTTATGACTAAGGCAAACATAACCAGAGACACAAACTGAGATGTATATGCTTTTGTTGAGGCAACACCAATTTCGGGTCCAGCATTAATATGTACTCCACAGTGCGATTCACGACAAATTGAACTACCAACAGTGTTAGTAATACCAACAATAAGAGCTCCATGACGTTTACAATAACGGAGGGCCATAAGTGTATCAGCAGTTTCTCCTGATTGTGAAATAAAGAAACAGACATCATCACGGAAAACAGGTGTGTTTCTATCTAAAAAGTCAGAAGCCAATTCAACCATCACTGGGAGTTCTGTCAACTCTTCTAACAACTGACGTGTAGCAACAGCACTATGATAACTAGTACCACATCCAATCAACATTAACCGTCTGCATCTCTTGATTTCTGGAATATAATCCTTAATTCCACCTAGAGTAACTGTGCCATTAGCAAAGTTTAGACGTCCTCTCATTGTGTTTACAATAGATTCGGATTGTTCAAAAATTTCTTTCTGCatgaaataatcataattaccTTTCATAATCTGCTGTATTTCAAGTTTCAGAGTTAAGATTTCCCTCTGATGAGGATCCGTGCTGCTTCCAGACATACGATGAATGCTGAGAACTCCATCCCTAATGTGTGCAACATCATCATCTTCGAAGTAGAGCACTCTATTTGTATGCTCTATGACAGCTGAAGCATCAGAAGCAAAGAAATATTCAACATCTCTTTCTTCTTCTGGCTCAAAGTGAGCATGACTGTTAACTCTGGGCACTGAGGGCACCACTCCTCTAGTTGCTTTATTGTTAGTATACATAATAGGTACATGGTCACTCGATAAGCGCCTTCTTGTTTTAATACCAACAAGCAAAGGGCTACCACGTCTTGTAGCCACACACTCATTTGGGAAGAAACGAGACTTGAAACACAAAGCAAAAGCTCCTTCGAGTTGCTGAGTTACCTGTTCAACCAATTCCTGGAAGCTGTAGTCCTTGTGTTGGTAATATATGTGGTGTATCAACTTAGCAATTATCTCAGTATCAGTCTGGGATTCAAATTCATAACCTTTATTCTCAAGGAAAGTTTTGACTTCTTTATAGTTAGTAATGATGCCATTGTGGATAACAACAAACGAATTGTCTTCGCCTGATCGTTGCGGATGCGAATTGATGGCACTCGGTTCACCGTGAGTTGCCCAACGAGTGTGAGCAATACCACAATGCGATTCTACAGTTTCTTCAACAGCTAAGTCAAGGCTACGTTCTTGAAGTAATTCTTCGAGGGCGGCTACTTTTCCACTTTTCTTCACAACGGCTATATCCTTTTGATCCGCAGCATCGATAGCGACACCCGCTGAATCATAACCACGGTATTCCAAGCGTTTCAATCCATTTACGAGCAATTCCAATATCTCTCGCCGGGTCTTAGGCGTAAGATGATTAATGTATGCGAAAATTCCACACATCGTAAGCGGAGCAGAACGTTTACGCAGATTCGGGTGCACGAAACCACAACTAACGAGAGACTGCGCGCAACACAATATACAACCGATATTGAAGGCCTTCGTATATAACTCCTACCACTAATAAGTTACTTTCACTTACGGCAAAGCACACGTCATCATGTTTCGTTATCGTAGATACTACTTGTTGGTATCGTAAATATCAGCAAGCATCGGCAAAAACCAGTTCTACTATGACTTCTAACTatccatttaaataaacaccAATATCCAATTCGAATTTGTCAATGTCAATGGATAACGTCATTGTTAACGTCAATgtgacaactttttttttaaagtaataatatctgaaatattatttagccTACcgtactatattataaatcaatgtaaaattatatatatattgaaatctcCTGATAAAATGTTGCTAATTTGTCCATTTTTATAGAAAAGTTCCTGAATGTGTAAAATGTGTTGAAGgctattaatttatcatttttcgAAGATAATAGAGTTACAGTCtacaataatatgattaaaactttttaaattattctgcactatgactaaaatatactaaattaaggaaaataaatcttaaatagttattataaacattgcaggaaaattaaacacttttaatgatatgcaattaataaaattcactgaactaaacttttaattatactatgataattaataattataactatgcTTTGTCCTccattaattgtattattaattattatgcttaattACTGATAGATGAATgttcatcatttaaaaataaaaactctaaaTATGAATCGTTGAAATGAAATATTCCTCATAGATGTTGCACAGCACTTTTCGAAATGAGACCTTAGTTACAATTGTAAAGACCAAATAAGATTATAACTGAAAATGAAGACttagattattttgaattataagtttttataagttttattttatttcattcacagTATCAacatctgattttttttttgtaatttcaatatttatctgTTATGCCGGGAAAATTTTCCATACACTGGTAACTCAAAGTCAAAGTCCAAAATCTTTTTACACCAGctttgcagaactatcgataggtgacctcgaaaactattcaggatatcgatagtacta
This genomic window from Vanessa tameamea isolate UH-Manoa-2023 chromosome 5, ilVanTame1 primary haplotype, whole genome shotgun sequence contains:
- the LOC113392640 gene encoding glutamine--fructose-6-phosphate aminotransferase [isomerizing] 2-like, giving the protein MCGIFAYINHLTPKTRREILELLVNGLKRLEYRGYDSAGVAIDAADQKDIAVVKKSGKVAALEELLQERSLDLAVEETVESHCGIAHTRWATHGEPSAINSHPQRSGEDNSFVVIHNGIITNYKEVKTFLENKGYEFESQTDTEIIAKLIHHIYYQHKDYSFQELVEQVTQQLEGAFALCFKSRFFPNECVATRRGSPLLVGIKTRRRLSSDHVPIMYTNNKATRGVVPSVPRVNSHAHFEPEEERDVEYFFASDASAVIEHTNRVLYFEDDDVAHIRDGVLSIHRMSGSSTDPHQREILTLKLEIQQIMKGNYDYFMQKEIFEQSESIVNTMRGRLNFANGTVTLGGIKDYIPEIKRCRRLMLIGCGTSYHSAVATRQLLEELTELPVMVELASDFLDRNTPVFRDDVCFFISQSGETADTLMALRYCKRHGALIVGITNTVGSSICRESHCGVHINAGPEIGVASTKAYTSQFVSLVMFALVISEDRISLQKRRADIIEGLHELDSKIRQVLALDEKVKALAEDLYRQRSLLIMGRGYNFATCLEGALKVKELTYMHSEGIMAGELKHGPLALIDDSMPVMMIVMRDPVYTKCMNALQQVTARQGRPIVVCEEGDTETTSLASRVLEVPKTVDCLQGVLTVIPMQLLAYHIAVLRGCNVDCPRNLAKSVTVE